In Streptomyces sp. NBC_00306, a single genomic region encodes these proteins:
- a CDS encoding tRNA adenosine deaminase-associated protein, protein MYFAALLARTHDGWEASDTELDDVETLSDLTDLAREASVDEDTVLVFIEQEDAWFGIVRVEGEEDPRIFVSDAAAAARSSYGEILTNELLGGDDDDPADDLDTLDLDGTEDGEADEDDDEEAVDPISALDTVPAGPVGDRDILTDLGLSEKELLALDTEALPEIAESLGAAEVLETVR, encoded by the coding sequence GTGTACTTCGCCGCACTGCTCGCGCGCACTCATGACGGGTGGGAAGCGAGCGACACAGAGCTCGACGATGTGGAGACGCTGTCGGATCTGACCGACCTGGCACGTGAGGCCTCGGTGGACGAGGACACGGTGCTCGTCTTCATCGAGCAGGAGGACGCCTGGTTCGGCATCGTCCGGGTGGAGGGCGAGGAGGATCCTCGTATCTTCGTCTCGGACGCCGCCGCCGCCGCGCGCTCCTCCTACGGGGAGATCCTCACCAACGAATTGCTCGGCGGGGACGATGATGACCCGGCCGACGATCTGGACACCCTGGACCTCGACGGCACCGAGGACGGCGAGGCGGACGAGGACGACGACGAGGAAGCCGTCGACCCCATCTCCGCGCTCGACACCGTGCCCGCGGGACCGGTCGGTGACCGCGACATCCTGACGGACCTCGGTCTGTCGGAGAAGGAGCTGCTGGCACTGGATACGGAGGCACTGCCGGAGATCGCCGAGTCGCTGGGCGCGGCCGAGGTTCTGGAGACCGTTCGCTAG
- a CDS encoding MFS transporter codes for MATTTPSGVRGGHAKHGAQPAGDGTPMTHRQIMEALSGLLLGMFVAILSSTIVSNALPEIITDLGGGQSAYTWVVTAALLSMTATTPLWGKLADLFSKKLLVQIALVIYMAGSVVAGLSQNTSMLIACRVVQGIGVGGLTALAQIIMAAMIAPRERGRYSGYLGATFAVATVGGPLLGGIITDTEWLGWRWCFYVGVPFAIIALIVLQKTLKLPVVKRQVKVDWAGALFISAAVSLLLVWVTFAGDKYDWISWQTYAMVGGSIALGLLFLLIESRASEPIIPLRLFRNRTITLASLASLFVGVAMFAGTVFFSQYFQLARDKSPTMSGVMTIPMIAGLFVSSTVSGQVITKTGRWKAWLVGGGVLVTGGLGLLGTIRYDTEYWHIAIFMAVMGLGLGMMMQNLVLCTQNQVAPEDLGSASSVVTFFRSLGGAIGVSALGAVLANRVTHYVKDGLAELGPQGAALGHGGTAGGGIPDLDTLPGPIRTVMETAYGHGIADIFLFSAPFALLAFLVTLFIKEVALKSHASSESSEPAMSPAPAASVEASVGAPAAALSLAADAPVAVVAAPVGPSVHGVVRGNEGAAVPQAAVTLISPAGRQLGRSVSQHDGSYALDAPGAGSYVLIASADGFQPQASTVVVGDDPVAFDILLSGTSGLAGIVRAADSGLPVDGAMVIVTDVRGDVLGTGKTTVQGDFAFAELVPGAVTVAVNATGFRPLALPVEIGGQGVTRVEAVLQAGALVRGTVRGGPDRRPLADARVTLVDAAGNVAATSTTGDDGAYAFADLDAGEYTVIATGYPPVAGALSVAGGGVDGHDIELAHPGE; via the coding sequence ATGGCTACGACCACACCGTCCGGTGTGCGGGGCGGCCACGCCAAGCACGGCGCTCAACCCGCCGGCGACGGCACGCCGATGACCCACCGGCAGATCATGGAAGCGCTGTCCGGGCTGCTGCTCGGCATGTTCGTCGCCATCCTGTCGTCCACCATCGTCTCCAACGCCCTGCCCGAGATCATCACGGACCTCGGCGGCGGCCAGAGCGCCTACACCTGGGTGGTCACGGCCGCACTGCTGTCGATGACCGCGACCACCCCGCTGTGGGGCAAGCTCGCGGACCTCTTCAGCAAGAAGCTGCTGGTCCAGATAGCGCTCGTCATCTACATGGCGGGCTCGGTGGTCGCCGGCCTCTCGCAGAACACCAGCATGCTCATCGCGTGCCGCGTCGTGCAGGGCATCGGCGTCGGTGGCCTGACGGCACTCGCGCAGATCATCATGGCCGCCATGATCGCCCCGCGTGAGCGGGGCCGGTACAGCGGTTACCTCGGCGCGACGTTCGCTGTCGCAACCGTCGGCGGTCCTCTGCTCGGCGGCATCATCACCGACACCGAGTGGCTCGGCTGGCGCTGGTGCTTCTACGTCGGTGTGCCCTTCGCGATCATCGCGCTGATCGTGCTCCAGAAGACGCTGAAGCTGCCGGTCGTGAAGCGCCAGGTCAAGGTCGACTGGGCGGGTGCCCTCTTCATCAGCGCCGCGGTCTCGCTGCTGCTGGTCTGGGTGACCTTCGCCGGTGACAAGTACGACTGGATCTCATGGCAGACCTACGCCATGGTCGGCGGCTCGATCGCCCTCGGGCTGCTCTTCCTGCTCATCGAGTCCAGGGCGAGCGAGCCGATCATCCCGCTGCGGCTGTTCCGCAACCGCACGATCACGCTGGCCTCGCTGGCCTCGCTCTTCGTCGGTGTCGCGATGTTCGCCGGCACCGTGTTCTTCAGCCAGTACTTCCAACTGGCACGCGACAAGTCGCCGACGATGTCCGGCGTGATGACCATTCCGATGATCGCCGGTCTGTTCGTCTCCTCCACGGTCTCGGGCCAGGTCATCACCAAGACGGGCCGCTGGAAGGCCTGGCTGGTCGGCGGCGGTGTGCTCGTGACCGGCGGCCTCGGTCTGCTCGGCACGATCCGGTACGACACGGAGTACTGGCACATCGCGATCTTCATGGCCGTCATGGGCCTCGGTCTCGGCATGATGATGCAGAACCTGGTGCTCTGCACGCAGAACCAGGTCGCGCCCGAGGACCTCGGCTCCGCCTCCTCCGTCGTCACCTTCTTCCGCTCGCTGGGCGGTGCGATCGGCGTCTCCGCGCTGGGCGCGGTGCTCGCCAACCGGGTCACGCACTACGTCAAGGACGGACTCGCCGAACTCGGTCCGCAGGGCGCGGCGCTGGGCCACGGCGGCACGGCCGGCGGGGGCATCCCCGACCTGGACACGCTGCCCGGCCCGATCCGTACGGTGATGGAGACCGCGTACGGACACGGCATCGCCGACATCTTCCTGTTCTCGGCGCCCTTCGCCCTGCTGGCCTTCCTCGTGACCCTGTTCATCAAGGAGGTCGCACTGAAGAGCCACGCGTCGTCGGAGTCCTCCGAGCCGGCGATGTCCCCGGCGCCCGCGGCGTCCGTGGAGGCATCGGTCGGCGCACCCGCTGCCGCCCTGTCCCTGGCGGCCGACGCCCCGGTCGCGGTCGTCGCCGCCCCGGTCGGCCCGTCCGTGCACGGTGTGGTGCGCGGCAACGAGGGTGCGGCGGTGCCGCAGGCAGCCGTCACCCTGATCTCGCCGGCCGGCCGCCAGCTCGGCCGCTCGGTCTCCCAGCACGACGGCAGCTACGCACTGGACGCTCCCGGCGCCGGTTCGTACGTCCTGATCGCCTCCGCCGACGGCTTCCAGCCGCAGGCCTCCACGGTGGTCGTCGGTGACGACCCGGTGGCGTTCGACATCCTGCTCTCGGGCACGAGCGGACTCGCCGGCATCGTGCGGGCCGCCGACAGCGGCCTGCCGGTCGACGGCGCGATGGTCATCGTCACGGACGTCCGCGGCGATGTGCTGGGCACCGGAAAGACCACCGTGCAGGGCGACTTCGCCTTCGCGGAGCTCGTACCGGGTGCGGTGACCGTCGCCGTGAACGCCACCGGCTTCCGGCCGCTGGCCCTCCCCGTGGAGATCGGCGGCCAGGGCGTGACCCGGGTCGAGGCCGTCCTCCAGGCAGGGGCGCTCGTCCGCGGAACCGTCCGCGGCGGCCCGGACCGCCGGCCGCTGGCCGACGCACGGGTCACCCTGGTCGACGCCGCCGGCAACGTGGCCGCCACCTCGACGACCGGGGACGACGGGGCGTACGCCTTCGCCGACCTGGACGCGGGGGAGTACACGGTCATCGCGACCGGCTATCCGCCGGTGGCCGGAGCGCTGAGCGTGGCCGGCGGCGGGGTCGACGGCCACGACATCGAACTCGCCCACCCGGGCGAGTAG
- a CDS encoding MFS transporter: MTATATETGTALPGRHPQRWIILGVICLAQLTVLLDNTVLSVAIPSLTRELDASTADIQWMINAYSLVQSGLLLTAGNAADRYGRKKMLVAGLALFGIGSLTAGLAQSSTQLIAARAGMGVGGALLMTTTLAVVVQIFDDTERVKAIGLWSTVNSLGFAAGPLIGGVMLDHFWWGAIFLVNIPVVAIGLFAVIALVPESKNPQGDRPDLLGALLSTIGMTAVVYAIISGPEHGWTSTQVVASAATGVLVLGVFVLWELRIPHPMLDMHFFRNQRFIGAVAGAILVAFGMGGSLFLLTQHLQFVLGYGPLDAGLRTAPLALTVVALNLTGVGARLLPRIGTPGTIAVGMTLVSAGLASIALLGADGYGGMLLGLVTMGAGVALSMPAMANAIMGAIPPEKAGVGAGVNGTLAEFGNGLGVAVLGAVLNSRFAALVPAVAGAVSLPAALAAAGSPAERARISDAFASGLETSQLVGAVAVLAGGLLAAMLLRRAERADEVRAAA; encoded by the coding sequence ATGACGGCCACGGCCACCGAGACCGGCACCGCCCTCCCGGGCCGCCATCCGCAGCGCTGGATCATCCTCGGCGTGATCTGCCTCGCCCAGCTCACGGTGCTGCTCGACAACACCGTCCTGAGCGTCGCCATCCCCTCCCTCACACGGGAACTCGACGCCTCCACCGCCGACATCCAGTGGATGATCAACGCCTACTCACTCGTGCAGTCCGGCCTGCTGCTCACCGCGGGCAACGCGGCCGACCGCTACGGGCGCAAGAAGATGCTGGTGGCAGGGCTCGCGCTGTTCGGCATCGGCTCACTCACCGCCGGGCTCGCCCAGTCCTCCACCCAGCTGATCGCCGCACGCGCCGGTATGGGCGTCGGCGGTGCGCTGCTGATGACCACCACCCTCGCCGTGGTCGTGCAGATCTTCGACGACACCGAGCGCGTCAAGGCCATCGGCCTGTGGTCCACCGTCAACTCCCTCGGGTTCGCGGCCGGTCCGCTGATCGGTGGGGTCATGCTCGACCACTTCTGGTGGGGCGCGATCTTCCTGGTCAACATCCCCGTGGTGGCCATCGGTCTGTTCGCGGTCATCGCCCTCGTACCGGAGTCCAAGAACCCGCAGGGCGACCGGCCGGACCTGCTTGGCGCGCTGCTCTCCACGATCGGTATGACCGCCGTCGTGTACGCGATCATCTCCGGGCCCGAGCACGGCTGGACCTCGACGCAGGTCGTGGCATCGGCGGCGACCGGTGTCCTGGTGCTCGGCGTGTTCGTCCTGTGGGAACTGCGGATCCCGCATCCGATGCTGGACATGCACTTCTTCCGCAACCAGCGGTTCATCGGGGCGGTCGCGGGGGCGATCCTCGTCGCGTTCGGCATGGGCGGCTCGCTGTTCCTGCTCACCCAGCATCTGCAGTTCGTGCTCGGATACGGGCCGCTGGACGCGGGTCTGCGCACCGCTCCCCTGGCGCTCACCGTCGTCGCGCTCAATCTGACCGGCGTGGGAGCCCGGCTGCTGCCGAGGATCGGCACCCCGGGGACCATCGCCGTCGGTATGACCCTGGTGTCGGCCGGCCTCGCGTCGATCGCGCTCCTCGGCGCCGACGGATACGGCGGGATGCTGCTCGGCCTGGTGACGATGGGCGCGGGAGTGGCGCTCTCCATGCCGGCGATGGCCAACGCGATCATGGGGGCCATCCCTCCGGAGAAGGCGGGCGTGGGCGCGGGGGTGAACGGCACGCTGGCCGAGTTCGGCAACGGCCTCGGCGTCGCCGTGCTCGGCGCGGTACTGAACTCCCGCTTCGCCGCACTCGTTCCCGCGGTGGCAGGCGCCGTCTCGCTGCCCGCCGCCCTCGCGGCGGCCGGGAGCCCGGCCGAGCGGGCCCGGATCTCGGACGCGTTCGCCTCCGGCCTGGAGACAAGCCAGCTGGTCGGCGCGGTGGCCGTGCTGGCCGGCGGTCTGCTGGCCGCGATGCTGCTGCGGCGGGCGGAGCGTGCAGACGAGGTGCGGGCGGCGGCATAG
- a CDS encoding TetR/AcrR family transcriptional regulator, translating into MVGAADRAKGPSRTSVWLEGKPAGRRAGGKPAQPTGLDREKIIAATVRLLDSEGAAKFSMRRLAAELDVTAMSVYWYVDTKDDLLELALDAVFGEVRLPDVGDASEWRGQLRALAVEYRGVLVRHPWVSALIGTFLNIGPHSMGFSLAVQEVMRNTGLPPHGQMGGLSAVFQFVYGFGTIEGHFIQRCAAAGLSQDEYFREAMGSISEQPDFSRHFGNAAELMKARGGETVAEMRERDFDFALELLVAGIEAMVARAV; encoded by the coding sequence ATGGTGGGTGCGGCCGACCGCGCGAAGGGTCCTTCGCGGACCAGTGTGTGGCTGGAGGGCAAGCCGGCCGGCCGGCGCGCCGGCGGCAAACCGGCCCAGCCGACGGGCCTGGACCGCGAGAAGATCATCGCCGCGACGGTACGACTGCTGGACTCGGAGGGCGCGGCGAAGTTCTCGATGCGCCGGCTGGCCGCCGAGCTCGATGTCACCGCGATGTCCGTGTACTGGTACGTCGACACCAAGGACGACCTGCTGGAACTGGCGCTGGACGCGGTCTTCGGGGAAGTACGGCTGCCCGACGTCGGCGACGCGTCCGAGTGGCGCGGGCAGCTGCGCGCACTGGCGGTCGAGTACCGGGGGGTGCTGGTGCGCCACCCGTGGGTCTCGGCGCTGATCGGCACGTTCCTGAACATCGGCCCGCACTCGATGGGCTTCTCGCTGGCGGTCCAGGAGGTCATGCGCAACACGGGACTTCCGCCGCACGGCCAGATGGGCGGGCTGTCGGCGGTCTTCCAGTTCGTCTACGGCTTCGGCACGATCGAGGGCCATTTCATCCAGCGCTGCGCGGCGGCGGGCCTGAGCCAGGACGAGTACTTCCGCGAGGCGATGGGCTCGATCAGCGAACAGCCGGACTTCAGCCGGCATTTCGGAAACGCGGCGGAACTGATGAAGGCGCGGGGCGGGGAGACGGTGGCGGAGATGAGGGAGAGGGACTTCGACTTCGCGCTGGAGCTGTTGGTGGCGGGCATCGAAGCGATGGTGGCTCGCGCGGTGTGA
- a CDS encoding PPOX class F420-dependent oxidoreductase yields MAPNIATNTTVELDELLEFVRPRHRAILLTARADGSPQGSPLTCGVDDSGRIVMSTYPERAKTRNAKRNPRVSVIVLSDDWDGPWVQIDGDAEVIDAPDSVEPLVEYFRNISGEHPDWAEYREAMRKQGKSIIRVTPGRWGPIAKGGFPARLSGS; encoded by the coding sequence ATGGCACCCAACATCGCCACCAACACCACGGTGGAACTGGACGAGTTGCTGGAGTTCGTACGCCCCCGGCACCGGGCGATCCTGCTGACGGCCCGTGCGGACGGGTCACCGCAGGGCTCCCCGCTCACGTGCGGGGTGGACGACTCGGGCCGGATCGTGATGTCGACGTACCCCGAGCGCGCGAAGACCCGCAACGCGAAGCGGAATCCGCGGGTGAGTGTGATCGTCCTGTCGGACGACTGGGACGGGCCGTGGGTCCAGATCGACGGCGACGCGGAAGTCATCGACGCGCCGGACTCGGTGGAACCGCTGGTGGAGTACTTCCGCAACATCTCGGGGGAGCATCCGGACTGGGCGGAGTACCGGGAGGCGATGCGGAAGCAGGGGAAGTCGATCATCCGGGTGACGCCGGGGCGGTGGGGGCCGATCGCGAAGGGCGGCTTCCCGGCCCGCCTCAGCGGCTCCTGA
- the tadA gene encoding tRNA adenosine(34) deaminase TadA: MRAALAEAERAALSGDVPVGALVLGEDGTVLSAGHNERELTGDPTAHAEVLAIRRAAERLGSWRLTGCTLVVTLEPCTMCAGAIVQSRVDRVVYGARDEKAGAAGSLWDVVRDRRLNHRPEVVLGVLEQECAALLTAFFRER, translated from the coding sequence ATGCGCGCCGCCCTGGCGGAGGCGGAGCGTGCGGCGCTGTCCGGCGATGTGCCGGTCGGCGCCCTCGTGCTGGGCGAGGACGGCACGGTGCTCTCCGCCGGGCACAACGAACGCGAGCTGACGGGCGATCCGACGGCCCACGCCGAGGTCCTGGCGATCCGCAGGGCCGCCGAGCGCCTCGGCAGCTGGCGGCTGACCGGCTGCACGCTGGTCGTGACGCTGGAGCCGTGCACCATGTGCGCGGGCGCGATCGTGCAGTCCCGGGTGGACCGGGTGGTCTACGGCGCCCGGGACGAGAAGGCGGGCGCCGCGGGTTCGCTGTGGGACGTCGTACGGGACAGACGGCTCAACCACCGGCCCGAGGTGGTGCTCGGCGTGCTCGAGCAGGAGTGCGCGGCGCTCCTGACGGCCTTCTTCCGCGAGCGCTGA
- a CDS encoding Dabb family protein: protein MIRHLVLFKLNEGVGRDEPRVIAGAQAFRELDGLVPELEFWECGWNITDRPIAYDFAINSAVADGDALKRYIEHPAHQAAAGQWREFATWVIADYEF, encoded by the coding sequence TTGATCCGCCATCTGGTCCTGTTCAAGCTCAACGAAGGAGTGGGGCGCGACGAGCCCCGGGTGATCGCCGGCGCGCAGGCCTTCCGGGAGCTGGACGGGCTCGTGCCCGAGCTGGAGTTCTGGGAGTGCGGCTGGAACATCACCGACCGGCCGATCGCCTACGACTTCGCCATCAACTCCGCCGTCGCCGACGGCGATGCGCTGAAGCGGTACATCGAGCATCCGGCCCATCAGGCTGCCGCCGGACAGTGGCGTGAGTTCGCCACCTGGGTGATCGCCGACTACGAGTTCTGA
- a CDS encoding RNA polymerase sigma factor SigF has protein sequence MSAEQGSSKVLTLTKSAPAPVTPDSSEAIDTRTLSRSLFLRLRALDAQNAEGAGDTPERTYVRDTLIELNLPLVRYAAARFRSRNEPMEDIVQVGTIGLIKAIDRFDCERGVEFPTFAMPTVVGEIKRFFRDTSWSVRVPRRLQELRLALTKASDELAQKLDRSPTVPELAAVLGVSEEDVVDGLAVGNAYTASSLDSPSPEDDGGEGSLADRLGYEDSALEGVEYRESLKPLLAKLPPRERQIIMLRFFANMTQSQIGEEVGISQMHVSRLLTRTLAQLREGLISD, from the coding sequence ATGTCCGCAGAACAGGGCAGCTCGAAGGTGCTTACGCTCACAAAGAGCGCTCCCGCACCTGTCACGCCTGACAGCTCGGAGGCCATCGACACTCGCACTCTGTCCCGCTCCCTGTTTCTGCGGCTGCGCGCACTCGACGCGCAGAACGCCGAGGGCGCGGGCGACACCCCGGAGCGCACCTATGTGCGCGACACCCTCATCGAGCTCAATCTCCCCCTGGTGCGTTACGCGGCGGCGCGGTTCCGCTCCCGCAACGAACCGATGGAGGACATCGTCCAGGTCGGGACCATCGGTCTGATCAAGGCGATCGACCGCTTCGACTGCGAACGAGGCGTGGAGTTCCCGACGTTCGCCATGCCGACGGTCGTCGGCGAGATCAAGCGCTTCTTCCGCGACACCTCGTGGTCGGTGCGGGTGCCGCGCCGGCTCCAGGAGCTGCGGCTCGCGCTCACCAAGGCGAGCGACGAGCTGGCGCAGAAGCTGGACCGCTCCCCGACCGTGCCCGAACTCGCGGCCGTGCTCGGGGTCTCCGAGGAGGACGTGGTCGACGGCCTGGCCGTCGGAAACGCCTACACGGCGTCCTCGCTGGACTCGCCGTCCCCCGAGGACGACGGCGGCGAGGGCTCGCTGGCGGACCGTCTGGGGTACGAGGACTCGGCGCTCGAGGGCGTGGAGTACCGCGAGTCCCTGAAGCCGCTGCTGGCCAAACTCCCGCCCCGGGAGCGGCAGATCATCATGCTGCGGTTCTTCGCGAACATGACGCAGTCCCAGATCGGCGAGGAGGTCGGCATCTCGCAGATGCACGTCTCCCGGCTGCTGACCCGCACGCTCGCGCAGCTGCGGGAGGGACTGATCTCCGACTGA
- a CDS encoding MarR family winged helix-turn-helix transcriptional regulator, translating to MAAQSQYAELARQLSAIGAIKRGLARMLPAECPSGTAAVLTLLDRHGEMRMSRLAELLAVDMSVTSRHVAHAAERGWIERSPDPGDRRSRILRLTPAGLDMLDELARRTTDMFAHNLEDWSDDDVGQLIVMLARLRDSFGDCRARHHDEPHSRTSV from the coding sequence ATGGCCGCACAGAGTCAGTACGCGGAACTGGCCCGGCAGCTCAGTGCCATCGGCGCGATCAAGCGCGGACTGGCACGGATGCTCCCCGCCGAGTGCCCGTCCGGCACGGCCGCCGTACTGACCCTGCTGGACCGGCACGGCGAGATGCGGATGAGCCGGCTGGCCGAGCTGCTGGCCGTCGACATGTCGGTGACCAGCCGGCATGTGGCCCATGCGGCGGAACGCGGATGGATCGAGCGCTCCCCCGACCCGGGCGACCGGCGCTCCCGCATCCTCCGGCTGACCCCCGCGGGGCTGGACATGCTCGACGAGCTCGCCCGGCGGACGACGGACATGTTCGCCCACAACCTCGAGGACTGGTCCGACGACGACGTCGGACAGCTGATCGTGATGCTGGCGCGCCTGCGCGACTCCTTCGGAGACTGCCGGGCGCGCCACCACGACGAGCCGCACTCCCGTACATCCGTGTGA
- a CDS encoding YceI family protein has translation MGLRAQVRTRDGWAVQHAVVTVTDMTGAQVLRETADADGAVRSAAPLSAGAYTVVVTALGYAPAASTAMVTASGRAEIGTVVLARQGGAELPPPGTWSIDPAHSSVGAVAQHLGISSVSGRFTDFGGRIAIAPDLGSSRVEAVIRAATIDTGNGLRDKHLRSPDFLDVEQYPEIVYRSHGLTPTGTDRWTVHGALSLHGVVRDVDLDLAYLGTGPDPWGGVRAAFRATTELHREDFAMNYNQVVQAGISAIGTTLKIELAIQAVQGDALPGA, from the coding sequence ATGGGACTTCGCGCACAGGTACGGACGCGGGACGGCTGGGCCGTCCAGCACGCGGTCGTGACGGTCACCGACATGACCGGCGCACAGGTGCTGCGGGAGACGGCGGACGCGGACGGCGCGGTGCGCTCGGCGGCCCCGCTGTCCGCGGGCGCCTACACGGTCGTCGTCACGGCGCTCGGTTACGCGCCGGCCGCGTCGACCGCGATGGTCACCGCGAGCGGGCGCGCCGAGATCGGCACGGTCGTACTGGCCCGCCAGGGCGGCGCCGAACTGCCACCGCCGGGCACCTGGTCCATCGACCCCGCCCACTCCTCCGTGGGCGCGGTCGCCCAGCACCTCGGCATCTCCTCGGTGAGCGGCCGGTTCACCGACTTCGGCGGCCGGATCGCGATCGCGCCGGACCTCGGCTCCTCGCGGGTCGAGGCGGTGATCCGGGCGGCCACCATCGACACGGGCAACGGCCTGCGCGACAAGCACCTGCGCTCGCCGGACTTCCTGGACGTCGAGCAGTACCCGGAGATCGTCTACCGCAGCCACGGTCTGACACCGACCGGCACGGACCGCTGGACGGTGCACGGCGCGCTGTCCCTGCACGGTGTCGTACGGGACGTGGACCTGGACCTCGCGTACCTCGGCACCGGCCCCGATCCGTGGGGCGGCGTCCGGGCGGCCTTCCGGGCGACCACCGAGCTGCACCGGGAGGACTTCGCGATGAACTACAACCAGGTGGTCCAGGCGGGGATCTCCGCGATCGGCACGACCCTCAAGATCGAGCTGGCGATCCAGGCGGTCCAGGGCGACGCGCTGCCGGGCGCCTGA
- a CDS encoding RNA polymerase sigma factor SigF codes for MPASTAPQVLPQNERPDDPPATARPQSRGADTRALTQVLFGELKDLEPGTPEHSRVRGALIEANLPLVRYAAARFRSRNEPMEDVVQVGTIGLINAIDRFDPDRGVQFPTFAMPTVVGEIKRYFRDNVRTVHVPRRLHELWVQVNGATEDLTTAHGRSPTTAEIAERLKIGEDEVLACIEAGRSYHATSLEAAQEGDGLPGLLDRLGYEDPALAGVEHRDLVRHLLVQLPEREQRILMLRYYSNLTQSQISQELGVSQMHVSRLLARSFARLRSANRIEA; via the coding sequence GTGCCGGCCAGTACTGCGCCTCAGGTGTTGCCCCAGAACGAGCGGCCGGACGACCCGCCCGCCACCGCGCGGCCACAGAGCAGGGGCGCCGACACCAGGGCCCTGACACAGGTGCTCTTCGGTGAGCTCAAGGACCTGGAGCCCGGCACCCCGGAACACTCCCGGGTGCGTGGGGCGCTGATCGAGGCGAACCTCCCGCTGGTGCGCTACGCCGCCGCCCGCTTCCGCTCCCGCAACGAGCCGATGGAGGACGTCGTCCAGGTCGGCACGATCGGCCTCATCAACGCCATCGACCGCTTCGACCCGGACCGCGGAGTGCAGTTCCCGACCTTCGCGATGCCCACGGTGGTCGGCGAGATCAAACGTTACTTCCGCGACAACGTACGGACCGTCCATGTGCCGCGGCGGCTGCACGAGCTGTGGGTCCAGGTCAACGGCGCCACCGAGGACCTGACGACCGCTCACGGCCGCTCCCCGACGACCGCCGAGATCGCCGAGCGGCTGAAGATCGGCGAGGACGAGGTGCTGGCATGCATCGAGGCCGGCCGTTCGTACCACGCGACCTCGCTGGAGGCGGCGCAGGAGGGTGACGGGCTGCCCGGCCTGCTGGACCGGCTCGGTTACGAGGACCCCGCCCTCGCGGGCGTCGAACACCGGGATCTCGTACGGCATCTGCTCGTACAACTGCCCGAACGGGAACAGCGCATCCTGATGCTGCGGTACTACAGCAATCTGACGCAGTCACAGATCAGCCAGGAGCTGGGAGTCTCCCAGATGCATGTGTCAAGACTTCTGGCGCGCAGCTTCGCCCGATTGCGATCCGCAAACAGGATCGAGGCGTAG